The nucleotide sequence GAGCGACACCCCGTGGCTGGGCCTGACGGTGGGTCGTCTGGACGATGCGGTCCGCGCCCACGTCCGGGATCTCCCCCAAGGGATCGGCTTCGTCGTCACGGATGTGGCGGCTGGTAGCCCGGCGGAGAAGGCAGGAGTGAAGGCCTACGACGTTTTCTGGAAATTTGGCGACCAGTTGATTGCCAATGAGGCGCAGCTATTAACCCTGCTCCGCCTGAAAAAGGACGGAGATAAAGTGGATCTCAGTATTTATCGCTCCGGCGAATCGCTGGTCATCCCGGTGACGCTTTCAAAGCAGGCGGAAGATCCGCCGCACGGACAGCTTTCGTCCAGAAACGCTGCTTCACCGGACACTCCGATGAAGGTGCTCAATCCGGCCGATCGCACCGCTGCCATCGAGACCCCGGACGGCAAGGCTGTCCTCTCGCTGGTCAACGGCCAGTCCGAGGTAAAGATCACCTCCAAGACTGGCAGCGTGATTTTCCAAGGTCCCACCAAGGACGCCCAAGGCGTTTCCCTTGTCCCGGATCCGTGGAAGCCGCGCGTGGGTGCTCTGGAACGCGCTTTGGCTCATGCAGTCAAGGGTAGCCGCCCTCCGCGCATGCGGGTGCTCACAGCGTCGGAAGATCAGAATTAAGGGTGGGGGGTATTTGCCCTATTCACCTCCTCTGCTGAGGCTGGCCTTTGGACTGGTTTAGTTCTTTTTCTGCCTGAGTTGCTCCAGTCGTGAGAGCGGCTTTTCCGCTGGTGCGGCGGCAGGGGCTACAGGCGCATCGGTTTGTGCGACGGGTTGAGGCGGCGGGGTGTTCTCCGCAGGCTTGTCGATGCGCAGGGTGCCACCTTGGCCGACCTGATGCAGGATCGTCGCGCCATTCTCTGGCACGGTGACACGGCAGAAGAGGGCCGTGTGCTTGCCCACCGTTGCGTCGGGCGCGATCTCCACCGGGAAATGCACTTCGGCCTGGCCGTGGGGAAAGCTGACGGGTTGCGTCTTTGCGCCATGCGGCAGTCCCATCAGCTCGGCGGTCGCATTACCGGTGAAATTCCCCGGGAAGTCCACCTTGCACAGCACCGTGGTCGGCTTCCCTTGTTCCGTGGCGGCCATGTCGATGGCCATGCCGAGATAGGGTTCTGCGATTTTCAGGGTCACCAGCGAGGTGGAGACCAGCACCGGGCCTTTCGGGGTGTTCGCTTCTCCGAGAATGCAAATCTGCCATTCGCCTGGAGCCGCGTCGCCATTGGCGTTCACTTCATAGAGCGCCTCGCTCTGGTCTCCGGGCATGGTGATCGTGGCGGGCGTCCCGATACCCGGCGGATTCCAGAGGAAACGCAGGTTGATCGCCTCATTGTATCCCTCGGAGCGCTGCGCCCGTACCTTCAAGTGCATCGAGCCGTTCTTCACGATGGGCACCGCGGGCGCTTCCAGTTCGAGCCGGAACGGCGCTTCCTCGATCACGGCCACGGGAATGCGGTCGCTTTCGGCGGAGTGGTAGGCCCCTTGATTGTTGATCTCCACGTGGTGGACCGTATCGCGCAGCGGACCTGACACTGGAGGTGCATCCCCGGCGGACTTCACGTTGAAGCGATGCAGGCTGCCGGCCACCGTGGCATCGGCCGCGGCTTCAAAGACCACCGGCGTTGCATTGACCGAGCGGTGGAAGACCGGCGCGGTCATCGTGACTCCGGCGGGTAAATTGCCGGCTGACAGCGCGAGATCACAGCCGACGTTCTCCCGCGTCACATTGATCACGGCGGCGTAGCGGTTTCCGCGAGGGACGTTGATCACCTTCCACTTCTGGGAATTGTCACGCTCCACAACCGGCAGCGTGGCGGCGACCACGGGCTCGCGCCGTGTGATCTCCAGACGATAGGTGAAGTCGGAACCGCCGCGCTGGAGTTGGTCGCGCACCACGGCGAGGTATTCACCGTCCTCGGGCGCGGCCCACTGGAGGATCGAATCGGGGCCTCCCTGATCGTCGTTGGTGGCGAGGTTCTTGCCCTTCGCGTCCCGGATCGAGAGGACCGCATCCAGCGGTGAACGGATGTCGCGTGCGAGCACCTTCACCGTGAGGTTTTCGCCCTTCTTCGCGGTGAACTTGAAAAAGTCCACGTCGCCGGACTCACCGATCACCCCGTGCGCGGCGCACGGAAGCTCGGGAAGCGTCGAGGCCTGCTTCGGGCCCGCATTGGGCTCGGTCTCGGCGACGTGGTTGAGGGGGGAAACCTTGATCCAGACGGGCGAGGGCACGCTCAGTCCGTCACGGGTGGGGAAGAGTGGGAAGCGGCCATCCGCATCCAGCGGGATGGCGATGGTCTCGGAGAATTCCCCGACGGGATCGCCGATGAACTTGAACTCGACCGTCTCTCCGGGCTTAGCGCCGGAGGGGAATGCCGCGGTGGGACGGGGGAAAGTGCCGATGCTCACCCGGTATTGGCAGGCATCGTTCCCTTCGTAGGCGGCCTCGCGCACCAGCACGCGGTAGTCACCGTCCTCCGGGATGATCGTCGAGACAAACGCGTCGGTCCGCAGCAGCGGGGCATCGTCACAGGACGCGATCTCGAAGCCCTTCGGATCGACGATGGCCACATAGACATCGAACATGGTGCGACCGAGGCGCATCGCTTCCACCTCCGCGGTGAAGCGCTGGCCCTTCTTCAAACTACAAACATAGTAGTCCACGTCCTCCTGCTTCGCCACGCCTTGGACGGTGGTATTCAGCTCGATCCTCTGCGCCTGCTCCGGCTTGTCATTCGGATCGACCTCGCCGACCACCGGGAATTGCCCGACGAAAAACGAACGGAGATAGCTCACTCCGCCTGCGGTGCGCACCCGCAGGCCGTGCTCGCCGAGCGGGGCATCCGGCTTGATGAAGATCTTCGCCGTGGCGTGCTTGTCATTCTCGACGGCGATCGAGCGGACCTCGATGCCGGGCTCGTAGGCGAGCAGCTCCTGGAGGCCATCAAGGCGCTCGCCGTGGAAATGCATTTCCACCTCCGTGCCGCGCTGGCCGCCACGGGGCTCGATGAGATTCAGCACGGGCGTGAAGCCCGCGAAGGCTGTCCCCCCGAGCGCCAGCGAGAGCGTGAGTCGCGCGATCATGCCTTCTTCGCGAGCAAGACATCCAGCACATGTCCGCCATCGACGATCTCGATCGGTCGACCGCCAGGAGCCATGAGCTCCTTGTCCGCGGTGATGCCGATCTGGTTGTAGATCGTCGTGGAGAGATCCTCGACCGTGATCCCGTCGGTATCCACGCCACCGCCGAGCGCGTCGGACGAGCCGTGGACATAGCCCTGCTTGAAGCCACCGCCGGCCATCATCACGGAGAAGACATTCGGCCAGTGATCGCGTCCGCCGGTTGTATTGATCTTTGGCGTGCGGCCGAATTCCGTCGTCACCATGACCAGCGTGGAGTCGAGCATGCCGCGGCGCTCCAGGTCCCGGATCAGGGCGGCGATGGCCTTGTCCACCTTGGGAAGCTGTCCCTCGATGTTGCCCTTGATGTTGTCGTGGTGATCCCAGCCGCCGACAGTCAGTGAAACGAAGCGCGTCCCCGCCTCGACCAAGCGCCGAGCGAGAAGCATGCGCTGGCCCGCGTCGTTGCGGCCGTATTCATCTTTGATCGCGTCGGGCTCGGCTTTCAGGTTGAAGGCCTCGCGGGCGGTCTCGGAAGAGATCAGCTTGTAGGCATGCTGATAGAAGGAATCCATCGCATCGATGGCATCGGACTTCTCCAGCCCGCGGAAATGAGCATCCACGGTTTCCAGCAGGGAGCGACGCCGGTTGAAGCGGAACTCATCGCAGCCGCCCGGGAGATTCAGGTCGCGGACCTGGAAATTCCCGTTCGCGGGATCCGAGCCGAGGGCGAAGGGGCCGAAGGCTGACGAAAGATAGCCGCTGCCTGCGAATTCATTCGGCACGTTCGGCACGCAGACGTAGGGCGGCAGGTTGTTCTTCGGCCCGAGCTCGTGGGAAATCACCGAGCCATACGACGGATACTCCAGCGCCGGGGACGGCCGGTAGCCGGTGAACATGTTGTGCGTGCCGCGCTCGTGGGCTGCCTCGCCATGGGACATCGAGCGGATGATCGTCATCTTGTCCGCGAGTCCGGCGAGTTCCGCCAGCTTCTCACCGAACTGGACGCCGGGGATCTTCGTGTCGATGGCACCGAAAGGCCCGCGATATTCCGCCGGAGCGAAGGGCTTCGGGTCAAAGGACTCCTGATGCGCGAGGCCACCGGGAAGAAAAATATGGATGATCCCTTTCGCGACTCCTTCCCGGGTCTCGTAGAATTTCTGGTCCGCCTTTGCCTGTTGCCGGAGGAACTGGGGCAGCGTGAGTCCCAGCCCGCCGACCAAGCCGACGTGGAGGAATTCGCGGCGGGACGCATAGCGGTCGAGCGGATTGCCAGGGCAGATCGGTTTCATGAGTGGAAAGGAGTGGCCAAGCACGCATTACGCCCGTGCCGGGGAGTTCCTTTTCACTGTTATGTAGGGAAAATGATTTTTCTAGCTTCGAAAAGCGGCGACGACGACCCTCGGAGGCTTTCGGCAGGATGCCGAAGCCACTGTCAGCCAGCGAATTCCGTTTCGCCGAGGTGGATGTGGCCGCTCTCGAGGATCTTGCAGCGGAGGCCGCCGCGATTGTGCATCAGCTTCTCGGTGCCGGCTTTTCCGCAGGCCTCGTCCATCCAGTAGCACGGGGCGCACTTCTGGGTGCCCTCCAGCAGCGCGTCTCCGAGGCGGAAGACGCGGCCGACCAGCCGATTCAGGTCGATGCCGGAGACCACCACATTCCGGCGAAAGATGGACGACTCCAGATCCTGATTCTCCGAGTGCTGGCGGACGTCATCGATCACGGCGTGGTCAATGAGCGTGATCTGACCCAGGTAGTTCTTTTTCCAGTCAAAGAAGCGATCCCCCGGGATACCCTTGCCAGCCACCAGTTCGACCTCGTCGTGTTCGACGATTTCGTGCTCGCTCGGCTGCTTGCCGTGATGGCCGAAGTAATTGTGGCCGGGCGAGGTGTAGATGCCGTGGATGACGACTTGGGTCACGGTGAGAAGGTAGGGGGGGAGATGAGGATTTCCAAGTCCGGAGGATGTCCTCGGGATCACGTCTTCGAGATGGCAACGGCGCACGCCTTGTAATTGGGCTGGCGCGAATGGGGATCGTAGGAGGGGTGGGTGAGGCGATTCACCTCCGGGTAGTGCATTGGGAGGAAGAGCTGTCCCGGCTGAACGGTAGGCGCGATGTAGATGGACGCCCGCATCTCCCCGCGGCGGGAACAGATGGTCACCATCTCGTGCTCACGGAGCCCAAGCCGAGCGGCGTCGGCGGGATGGATCTCCACATAGGCCTCCTGCGGATAGAGCTTTCTCAGGATGTCCGATTTCCCCGTGCGTGTCTGCGTGTGCCACTGGCTGCTGGTGCCGCGGCCGGTGAGCAGGGTGAAGGGATAGGCGGAATCCGGTGCCTCGGGAAGTTCCGCGGGCGGAGAGAAGAGCAGCTTTGCTCTCCCGCTCGAGGTGAAGAATTTGCCGTCCTCAAACAACCGCCGCTCGTTTCCCGAGGGTGGATTCGTGGCCGGGTAGGGCCACTGGATCCCGCCAAGTCGGTCGATCATCTCGTAGCCCTCGACGCCGGTGATGTCACAGGGGCGATCCTTCGTGAGGTCGCGTAAAAAGTGGAATGCCGCCTCCGGATCGGTCCAACGGGCGAAGAGATCCCCGCAGCCCCAAGCGTGGGCAATCAGGCGGAAGATCCGGAAATCAGAGAGCGCGATCCCCGGGGCCTCGCGGACCTTTTTCACCGTGCCGATGCGACGCTCGGAATTGATGAGGCAGCCGTCCTTCTCGCCCCAGCCCGCCGATGGCAGCACGAGATCTGCAACGCGTGCGCTCTCGGTAGTGTGGTACATGTCCTGTACCACGATGAAGTCCAGCTTCTCGCGCAACTCGGCAAGCCGGCCGCTGTCGATCCATGAGTGGAAGGGATTGGTGGCGACAATCCACAGGCCCTTGATCTTGCCTTCCTCCGCGGCGGCGAGGATCTGGTCGTAGGCGAGTGAGTAGTCGGATGGGATATTTTCCACGGGGATGCCGAGACCGGCGGCGACTTTCTCCCGATGCGCCGCGTCCGAGAAATCATGCCCGCCGACCATCGACGTGGTGTTCGAGAAGAGCCGCGATCCCATCGCGTTGCACTGCCCTGTAATGGAGTTCGCGCCGGTGCCCGGCTTGCCGATGTTGCCGGTGATCAAGGCTAGATTGATCATCGCCTGTGCGGCGCGGACGCCCTCGTAGGATTGATTCACGCCCATGGTCCACCACCACGAGACGCGCTTGCCCGGCTCAGAAACGGTGCGAGCAAGTGACTCGATCTCCTCGACGGAAAGTCCGGTTTTCTCCGCGACCCTCTCCGGCGCATAGTCGTGGAGGAATGCCGCGAATTCGTCGAAGCCCTCGGTGCGTTCGACCCATGCCGCATCCGTCCGGCCATCGCGGACGATGCAATGAGCGAGCGAATAGAGCAGCGCGAGATCACCCTTTGGCTTCAGTCGCACGTGCTGGGTCGCAGCCTGTGCTGTCTCCGTGGCGCGCGGATCAATGACGATGATCCGCGGGCTCCGCTTGTTTCGCATGACCCGCTGCCAGAGAATCGGGTGAGCGATGCAGAGATTCGATCCGACCAGCACGATCACGTCGCTCTCCTCGAGGTCGCCATAGGTGTAGGGCGGAGCATCGAAGCCGAAGGCCTGCTTGTAGGCTGTGACGGCCGTGGCCATGCATTGGCGGGTATTCGCATCCCCGTGGATGAAGCCCATGCCGAACTTGAAGAGGCAGCCGAGAAAGGCCATCTCCTCGAAAGGGATCTGCCCGGTGGAAAGGAAGGCCACCGATTCGCGACCGAGCTTTTCCTGGAGGTTCTTGAATCGGGAGACGAAGGCGTCCATGGCCTCCGCCCAGCCAACTGGCATCATTTCCCCATGCTCGTTCCGGAGCAGGGGAGTTGTCGCCCGATCCGGGGAGTCGAGGGGATCAAGGGCTTGCCATCCTTTCGGACAAGCCATGCCGAGATTTACGGGATAGCCCGCCTGAGGAGACAAGTTGATCGCACGGCCATCGTCGTCGAGGTGAAGCTTCAGTTGGCATCCTGTGGCACAGTAGCCGCAGATCGCGGTCGCGGTGGATGCCGGCTTCAGGCGCTTCGGGACCCGCCCCAGCCCGAAGTGTCCGGGCTCGAGGACGAGATCCGCGGTCAGGGGACCAGTGTGCTGCTTGAGGAGCTTGCGAAGCATTCGGGGAAGTGGAATCCCCTTCTTAAAAGCACGGCGTGTGCGATCCCGCGGTGCCGCGTGGTGCCGAGACGCTCCTTAGAATCATCCCGGCCATGAGCCAGCCTCATCCGGCCTTGCGACCGTCCTTCTTACTCGCTGTCCTTCCGCTTCAGCCTCTCGACCTCGCGGCGCAGCTTCTGAATCTCCCGCTGCTGGCGATCCAAGCGACGATTCATGTCAGCCAGCAGTTGAATGGTATCGGGGCTCCCGAGTGCAGGTGCTGGATCGGCCTTTTCGACAGGCGGTGTCGGAAACTGAACCAGCACGGTTACTTTTGCCCGCTGGCCTTTCTGGATGATCTCCAGATCGACGGCGGGATTTCCGGCAGTGGCGGACTCCACGATGCCGCGGAGATCTTCGAGGCTTCCGACCGCCTTCCCATTGGCCCGCACGATGATGTCATTCTGGCCGATGCCCGCGCGGGCAGCAGGACCGCCGTCCATCGCCCGCTCGACCAGAACTCCGGTGCCTTCCTCCAAGCCGAAGTGAGCGCGAACCGCGGGATCGAGAGGAAGAACGAGGACACCGATCTTCGGGCCTGAATCCGCCATCGGTCGTTCGCGTGCCTCACGCGGTGGCCTGGCCTGACGCGGCTCTCGTGCGGATTCCTCCGCGGCCTTGTCGTGCGATTCGAGATCAAGGAGTGCTTTGTTCTCCAGGAATTTTTGCAGATCCGCCTCGGTCGTGCCCGCGCGATTCATCCGCTCAAAGAGATCCATCAGCTCCTGCCCCTCCCTCGGTCCATCCTGGGCATGAAGTCCGGAAACAGCGAGAAAAGGAACGGCGAGCAGCGCGAGGGTCGTTTTCATGGGTATATCCGCAAAGCGACACCTATCGCCCGGGTTTGTCTTTCAGCTTTTGGATCTCCTGCCGGAGTTCATCGATCTCCTGCTGCTGGAGCTTCTGTCGTTTCTCCAGCTCTTCGATTCGGAGTTGGTCTGGATCTTGTGCTGAGGCAGTTGGTTTCGGAGGTCCGCCTTCCGGCTTGATGACAGCCGAGTGCGGATCGCTGCGTCGAAGCCACTCCAAATTCACGGAATGGCCGGAATTTCCCGCGTCCTGAACGCATTTCGACAGCTCATCCTGGGTGGCAACCGGGTTGCCATTCACTCGCAGGATCACGTCATTGCGTCGGAGGCCTGCCCTGTGTGCGGGGCTCGATGGAACCACGTCGCGAACCAGCAAACCTCGAACCTTTGCCTCGGCGTCTCCAGACGAGATCGGATCGGCGATCACTCCGATTATCCAGGATTTGACGGGGGAAGTGAAGGCATGATCGAGAAGGCCCAGCCACGTTGCTTGCCCGGCTTCGGCATGCTCGATCCTCTGAACTTCAATCAGCGCGTTCCTTTCTCCGCGTGTAAGAACGCGTGAAAAGGGTGCTGCTGGTCGTCCGGCATGCGGCAACATCAACTCCGCCTTGGCCCGCTGCTCGACGGCTTTCCGCAGATCCTTTTCCGAAGCTTTATCACGATTCACTTCCTCGATGAGCTTCGTGATTGGCCTGGTTGGCTT is from Luteolibacter flavescens and encodes:
- a CDS encoding PDZ domain-containing protein, which produces MNNFLTHLTLAATLAGHVAAQENAEKPTRPITKLIEEVNRDKASEKDLRKAVEQRAKAELMLPHAGRPAAPFSRVLTRGERNALIEVQRIEHAEAGQATWLGLLDHAFTSPVKSWIIGVIADPISSGDAEAKVRGLLVRDVVPSSPAHRAGLRRNDVILRVNGNPVATQDELSKCVQDAGNSGHSVNLEWLRRSDPHSAVIKPEGGPPKPTASAQDPDQLRIEELEKRQKLQQQEIDELRQEIQKLKDKPGR
- a CDS encoding PDZ domain-containing protein, coding for MKTTLALLAVPFLAVSGLHAQDGPREGQELMDLFERMNRAGTTEADLQKFLENKALLDLESHDKAAEESAREPRQARPPREARERPMADSGPKIGVLVLPLDPAVRAHFGLEEGTGVLVERAMDGGPAARAGIGQNDIIVRANGKAVGSLEDLRGIVESATAGNPAVDLEIIQKGQRAKVTVLVQFPTPPVEKADPAPALGSPDTIQLLADMNRRLDRQQREIQKLRREVERLKRKDSE
- a CDS encoding PPC domain-containing protein, which produces MIARLTLSLALGGTAFAGFTPVLNLIEPRGGQRGTEVEMHFHGERLDGLQELLAYEPGIEVRSIAVENDKHATAKIFIKPDAPLGEHGLRVRTAGGVSYLRSFFVGQFPVVGEVDPNDKPEQAQRIELNTTVQGVAKQEDVDYYVCSLKKGQRFTAEVEAMRLGRTMFDVYVAIVDPKGFEIASCDDAPLLRTDAFVSTIIPEDGDYRVLVREAAYEGNDACQYRVSIGTFPRPTAAFPSGAKPGETVEFKFIGDPVGEFSETIAIPLDADGRFPLFPTRDGLSVPSPVWIKVSPLNHVAETEPNAGPKQASTLPELPCAAHGVIGESGDVDFFKFTAKKGENLTVKVLARDIRSPLDAVLSIRDAKGKNLATNDDQGGPDSILQWAAPEDGEYLAVVRDQLQRGGSDFTYRLEITRREPVVAATLPVVERDNSQKWKVINVPRGNRYAAVINVTRENVGCDLALSAGNLPAGVTMTAPVFHRSVNATPVVFEAAADATVAGSLHRFNVKSAGDAPPVSGPLRDTVHHVEINNQGAYHSAESDRIPVAVIEEAPFRLELEAPAVPIVKNGSMHLKVRAQRSEGYNEAINLRFLWNPPGIGTPATITMPGDQSEALYEVNANGDAAPGEWQICILGEANTPKGPVLVSTSLVTLKIAEPYLGMAIDMAATEQGKPTTVLCKVDFPGNFTGNATAELMGLPHGAKTQPVSFPHGQAEVHFPVEIAPDATVGKHTALFCRVTVPENGATILHQVGQGGTLRIDKPAENTPPPQPVAQTDAPVAPAAAPAEKPLSRLEQLRQKKN
- a CDS encoding MOSC domain-containing protein, translated to MTQVVIHGIYTSPGHNYFGHHGKQPSEHEIVEHDEVELVAGKGIPGDRFFDWKKNYLGQITLIDHAVIDDVRQHSENQDLESSIFRRNVVVSGIDLNRLVGRVFRLGDALLEGTQKCAPCYWMDEACGKAGTEKLMHNRGGLRCKILESGHIHLGETEFAG
- a CDS encoding DUF1501 domain-containing protein, with amino-acid sequence MKPICPGNPLDRYASRREFLHVGLVGGLGLTLPQFLRQQAKADQKFYETREGVAKGIIHIFLPGGLAHQESFDPKPFAPAEYRGPFGAIDTKIPGVQFGEKLAELAGLADKMTIIRSMSHGEAAHERGTHNMFTGYRPSPALEYPSYGSVISHELGPKNNLPPYVCVPNVPNEFAGSGYLSSAFGPFALGSDPANGNFQVRDLNLPGGCDEFRFNRRRSLLETVDAHFRGLEKSDAIDAMDSFYQHAYKLISSETAREAFNLKAEPDAIKDEYGRNDAGQRMLLARRLVEAGTRFVSLTVGGWDHHDNIKGNIEGQLPKVDKAIAALIRDLERRGMLDSTLVMVTTEFGRTPKINTTGGRDHWPNVFSVMMAGGGFKQGYVHGSSDALGGGVDTDGITVEDLSTTIYNQIGITADKELMAPGGRPIEIVDGGHVLDVLLAKKA
- a CDS encoding molybdopterin oxidoreductase family protein yields the protein MLRKLLKQHTGPLTADLVLEPGHFGLGRVPKRLKPASTATAICGYCATGCQLKLHLDDDGRAINLSPQAGYPVNLGMACPKGWQALDPLDSPDRATTPLLRNEHGEMMPVGWAEAMDAFVSRFKNLQEKLGRESVAFLSTGQIPFEEMAFLGCLFKFGMGFIHGDANTRQCMATAVTAYKQAFGFDAPPYTYGDLEESDVIVLVGSNLCIAHPILWQRVMRNKRSPRIIVIDPRATETAQAATQHVRLKPKGDLALLYSLAHCIVRDGRTDAAWVERTEGFDEFAAFLHDYAPERVAEKTGLSVEEIESLARTVSEPGKRVSWWWTMGVNQSYEGVRAAQAMINLALITGNIGKPGTGANSITGQCNAMGSRLFSNTTSMVGGHDFSDAAHREKVAAGLGIPVENIPSDYSLAYDQILAAAEEGKIKGLWIVATNPFHSWIDSGRLAELREKLDFIVVQDMYHTTESARVADLVLPSAGWGEKDGCLINSERRIGTVKKVREAPGIALSDFRIFRLIAHAWGCGDLFARWTDPEAAFHFLRDLTKDRPCDITGVEGYEMIDRLGGIQWPYPATNPPSGNERRLFEDGKFFTSSGRAKLLFSPPAELPEAPDSAYPFTLLTGRGTSSQWHTQTRTGKSDILRKLYPQEAYVEIHPADAARLGLREHEMVTICSRRGEMRASIYIAPTVQPGQLFLPMHYPEVNRLTHPSYDPHSRQPNYKACAVAISKT
- a CDS encoding PDZ domain-containing protein is translated as MGIALSGSAFADEAAKNHASPTQLIQGVSDTPWLGLTVGRLDDAVRAHVRDLPQGIGFVVTDVAAGSPAEKAGVKAYDVFWKFGDQLIANEAQLLTLLRLKKDGDKVDLSIYRSGESLVIPVTLSKQAEDPPHGQLSSRNAASPDTPMKVLNPADRTAAIETPDGKAVLSLVNGQSEVKITSKTGSVIFQGPTKDAQGVSLVPDPWKPRVGALERALAHAVKGSRPPRMRVLTASEDQN